In Saccharothrix violaceirubra, the following are encoded in one genomic region:
- a CDS encoding DUF4191 domain-containing protein produces the protein MAGKQDKAAAKEAAKARRAASKARRSQIFEAFKMQRREDKALVPLMLLCLLGTAAVAFLVGLIWDMQWVLLPLGLAVGALLAVILFGRRVQRNVFAKAEGQTGAAAWALDNLRGRWRVTQAVAGTTSGDMVHRVIGRPGVILVAEGAPHRVKALLAQEKKRVARVIGETPIYDVIVGNEEGQIPLRRLQGHLMKLPRNITNPQVDSLENRLNALANRGGAALPKGPLPQGAKMRNVQRAMRKR, from the coding sequence ATGGCTGGTAAGCAGGACAAGGCGGCTGCCAAGGAAGCGGCGAAGGCCCGGCGCGCGGCTTCGAAGGCGAGGCGCTCGCAGATCTTCGAGGCGTTCAAGATGCAGCGCCGCGAGGACAAGGCGCTCGTGCCGCTCATGCTGCTGTGCCTGCTGGGCACCGCCGCGGTCGCCTTCCTCGTCGGTCTGATCTGGGACATGCAGTGGGTGCTGCTGCCGCTGGGCCTGGCGGTCGGCGCGCTGCTGGCGGTGATCCTGTTCGGTCGCCGGGTCCAGCGCAACGTGTTCGCGAAGGCCGAGGGGCAGACCGGCGCGGCGGCGTGGGCGCTGGACAACCTGCGCGGCCGGTGGCGGGTGACCCAGGCGGTCGCCGGGACGACCAGCGGCGACATGGTGCACCGGGTGATCGGCCGGCCCGGCGTCATCCTCGTCGCCGAGGGCGCACCGCACCGGGTCAAGGCGCTGCTCGCGCAGGAGAAGAAGCGGGTGGCCCGGGTGATCGGCGAGACGCCCATCTACGACGTGATCGTGGGCAACGAGGAGGGGCAGATCCCGCTCCGGCGGTTGCAGGGGCACCTGATGAAGCTGCCGCGCAACATCACCAACCCGCAGGTGGACTCGTTGGAGAACCGGCTGAACGCGCTGGCCAACCGGGGCGGGGCGGCGTTGCCCAAGGGGCCGTTGCCGCAGGGTGCGAAGATGCGGAACGTGCAGCGCGCGATGCGCAAGCGCTGA